One Argentina anserina chromosome 6, drPotAnse1.1, whole genome shotgun sequence genomic window, gaaggaaaagaagaaaacgagCCTAAACAGATTATACTCATTTCTCTGTTTGTAACCAATATTCTGATCTTTATAACATGAAATTGTTCATGTATATCAAGCATCAAACTCATGATTGGTATATCCTGATAATAACATGAATGTTCTCAAGCATCAAGCTCATGATTCAATCTATGATCCTGTACAGTGAACTGGCCATCAGTTTCATTAATATTCGTTTCTATTTCAAGTTTCTAACGAATATGATTACAGTAATTTAGACGAGACTCAGAGACAGTGAACCAGATTGTCGAAACTGAGGTATGGAATGGCTAACGAATTCCCCTCTCAATAGGATTCATCCATTCCAAACGgcaaaatacaaaaaatatcTGTACgtcgcaaaaaaaaaaactactgcAGAAATTCTTTGTTCACAAACTGAATCGAAATTATCAAATCCAAGATTAAAATATACAATTCAAGTTTTATATGCATCTAAGTTCTGGAAAACGGAACGGTGCACAGATCAAGCAGAAGCACATAAACGAAACTATTCTACTTTACTCCAAAGTTCAGACTCCTTTTAAGTAGCTGTCAATGAACACATCCACCAATTTGGTTTCCGCCAATGAACACATTCGGCACGGTCCGCTGTCCTGTCAGCTCAGCCAGTGCTCATTGTAGCTGACTTCCATCACCTTCAAATCAAAAATCCCCCAGCAAACATCAGTCACTTTTAACCCCTCTACCCTCAAACAAAGGTAACAATCAAAACCTCATTCATCATATCAGGTACTCCATAACTGTCCAAACAGATTTTTAATCACCACATTTAGTAAAATTTCTTAATAAACCTAAAAGGTCAAACAACTCCAATTGCCTTTTACTAAAAACCTCAAATGCTACTCACAGAGATATTATATTTAGACTAAAATTGAATTCCAAATATTCAAACACTGTAACTAAACtcaataattaaaaaacaTAATAACTTTGAAACCACAACCAAACTTAGCCAATCAAAACCCCATTAGAGATTTAAAGCAAGCAATCAATCAGATTAGATTATTTAGGCTCTCATCAAAATTTGAAACATAGAGACAGATAGAGGTACTGACTCTCTTGGTCCAATTCAACGGCCTTGAAATTGGCACCCAATTGAGAGAAGAGCTTCTTCACAGTCACGCAGTAAGGACAATACGACTTGCTGCAACCAAATTCCACACATCCATCACCATCTTTCACATCAAATCAAAATTGATTAGGAGCAGAAATAACAGCggttaaaaaaaactacctGAAGACGACGACCGTGTTGGACGAGACGAGGTCCTTGGCCTTGGGCAATGCCATAACGACGACGTTTTGGCGTTTCGCTCAACCCTAAATTCCAAATTGGCTCTTCAAATGAAAATCGTGGTGTCGAAGAAGAAGGCTTCTGGAGGGTTATATAGGTGCGGGTGGTGAATACGCGCCACGTGGCGGGTTCGACGTAATGGGTTTCGTTTACCACAAATGAGGTATTCGCTTGACGTGGATGAGGAGTAATAGGAACGTCGTCTAACACTCTCCGGTGGCTATGCAGCCGTGCCGTCGTGTGCCATgacgtttttatttttttgaggGGGCGTCGTGTGCCATGACGTGAGTGTACTAATATGCAATAATACATACATTACGACTCACATATGGCATGAGCCACACCATCCTACATAAATTTATAAATgagataaaaagaaagaaagtagAACTCGTTGTTATCGTCAACCATAATATGATATTGTTACTGTGATCAGGGCGTCCCGGTGCAATACCGGGTTAGAAACATTTCACATGAGTCCCTGTAAAGATTAATCTCATGCCGAAGATATTACTTTCGGCTGTGGGGAAATCATACAGCTCTGATTGTGGACTACCTTCCGTTCGCACACGTGAGTGCGCATGTGCATGAGGGTCTCGAAATGGACATGTCTTTGCtgtgaataaaaaaatatattactaGTTGTATTAAGATCCATATGCAGACGGTAACAAAAAGAGAATCACAATTTTCAACTAATTTTAATCACACCAAAACATCTCATCTTTACTTTATTAATAATCAGATTTTTAATAAGAATCGGTTATTCACTAATTAATATACAACTAATCATCTTGCTGCACCTTGAAGAATTTGTAGAACACTAATAGCGCACTAATATTCTTAAGAATCACACGGTATGAAATACTGTTGCTTAAAGTGAATTCCGATCACCGTCTCAAATATTCCGACGTAACTTGCTTCCCTCTCAAGTTTTACGCATGCCACGCCATCCCCGTTACATCTCAGACCATATGCCAAGTGGCGCATCTGTGTTTGAAAATACCAAAGTACCCCTCCAGCCGATAAACCCCTAAACCTCATTTTTTTTGACGTCAAAATTTCCAGAGCTCCACCGAAAACCCGCCACCGGATCTCGGAAAAAGTTGAATGCTCAAAGCGAGACTCCAACTCAGCGCCATGTCGCGCGCCGCCGTGATATCTTCTTCTATAGCCCCTAGAAACCTTAGCTTCTCCTTCACTTCCACTCCCAGCCTCTTCAATTATGGAGTCGCCAATCGCGTCTCCTTCGCCGCAACCGCTAACCGCACTTCGCTCCGGTGCTACGCCGCTGCTCCCGCCGGCTTCGAGAGAGTCAAGGTTCAGAATCCGATCGTCGAAATGGACGGTCAGTGATCAAAATCACACTTCAACAGTTCAACTTTATTTGTGTAGGTTTCTATTTAGTGCTCTAACTTGAAATGAGGAATTTGAAGGCTTTAGATGATGGAAGTAGTGTATGACTATGACTTTTCGCAGTTTTCGGTTTTCGAGAGCTAATTGGAGCTGTTGTTATTGTGTGATCTTTTGTTCAGGTGATGAAATGACTAGGATCATATGGACTGCAATCAAGGAAAAAGTAAGAGGATTGATTCTTTTTCGTTGCGAATTTCATTTTCGCTATGGCTTGTTGTGGaattttggtttggtttgatgAGGAATTTGTGTGTTGTTATTGCAGCTTATTTTCCCCTATGTGGATTTGGACATAAAGTATTATGATTTAGGGATTTTGAACCGTGATGCTACTGATGACAAAGTTACCGTAGAGAGTGCCGAAGCCACTCTTAAGTAAGTGGTTTGAATCATATTTGAATTGTCtgtaattctttttttttttggttgtttTATTGATTTCTTTTATTGGCTGCAGGTACAATGTTGCTGTGAAATGTGCAACAATAACTCCTGGTGAGTTGTTGtctgtgttgtttttggtttcacTTACCATGAGGAACTTAGACCATGCCATAGGGACAGTGTGGCTGTCTTTAACGTGTTTATGTACTAATAAAGCAAATGGAGACTGTTCTTATTTTTGTCTTATGGAAGATAAGAATTTTTGTGTCTAACTTTTCATGTTCATGATACATTGTAGATGAGACCAGAGTGAAGGAGTTTGGATTGAAATCGATGTGGAGGAGTCCCAATGGCACAATCAGAAACATTCTAAATGGTATGTATCTGTCTCATCTGATATAGTAAACAATTAGAATGCTTTGGAAATTGTTCATTTTATCTTTAACCATGCTGATTTTTTAGCTACTATGATATTCCCCTCATGGTTAGAAAGTTGCAAACTTTTTGTCAGATGCCCTGATGTTAACTTTGTAGTGCTTGCTGATTGTGGCTATATATGTTTATTGTTAAAGGGTATGACTTGTTTTTGTAGGTACCGTCTTTCGTGAACCGATTCTATGCAGAAACATTCCTAGAATAGTTCATGGTAAGGTTTGGACTTCTTTCATATATTGAACATAGGTAAGTACTGTGGAAGCTGCTGAATGCTTGTTGAATTCACAGGTTGGAAGAAACCCATATGTATTGGTAGGCATGCTTTTGGTGATCAGTATCGAGCCACTGATACAGTTATTAAGGGGCCAGGAAAGCTGAAAATGGTATTTGGTAAgtagattaaaaaaacaaaattgctCGTGTGGTTGAGACTCATGGAATTTACTATAACTTTTGCTTCAcgtctctctcttctttttgtcAGTCCCAGAAGGAGGAGACGCTCCTACGGAGCTGGATGTTTATGATTTCAAAGGTCCCGGTGTGGCCCTCGCTATGTATAACGTTGATGAGGTATATCTTGTCTCTGTTTGGCATACTTGCCagaaattttcggtaaattggGCCTAATATGTTGATCAAATTTTTCTAACAATCTTTTGTGTTCTCATCAGTCTATTCGAGCTTTTGCTGACTCTTCTATGTCCATGGCATTTTCCAAGAAGTGGCCGCTATACTTGAGCACCAAAAACACAATTCTTAAGAAATATGATGGCAGGTAAAAATATAATCTTTGTTTCCAGTACATaacttaatttatttttggtaAACATCTTCGGTGGTATAGGCTAAACCTGTTTATTCTTCATACAATGTGCATATCAACAAACTTACATTTAGAGTTTTCTTTAACATGGAGTCATGGACATACTACAATTTTGTCTTATAGCTAGTGAAAATGATTAAAGGCGTGAaaaaatgcattttttttatcaagttCTAATTTCACGTTTCTATCACATTGGGTTTTCTGTCTTAATGAAAGTAGCAAAAAGGTTTGGTTTcctctttcaagtttcaagacATGTGACTGAATTGTATGTTTGGCCCAATTGTTAACAAACAATAAGGAATTAATTGGATATTAAATTTTTTGGGGCTGGACCACAGGACCAAAAGTATAGAATTAGCTGttgttctctttttttctcttctattTCGTAAGAATTTGTTCAAATATTGATTTCTAAAGCTGACACAGGTTTAAGGACATATTTGAGGAGGTTTATGTGGAGAAGTGGAAGCAGAAGTTTGAAGAAAACTCTATTTGGTTTGTATCTTCAGTTGTGATTTAGGTATTCATATGAATGGTTCCCGGTATACTTTGAAATAATTAAGCTAAGATTCTTTGGGCTTAGGTATGAGCATCGGCTAATAGATGACATGGTGGCTTATGCACTCAAAACTGAGGGTGGATATGTTTGGGCTTGCAAAAACTATGATGGAGACGTCCAGAGTGATTTGCTTGCTCAAGGTGCTGTTGGAAATATTGCCTGAGAttgttttgtttctgattACTGCTACTTGTATATTACTGTCTCCATCTGATATGTGCATGTGGTGTGTGGGTTGTGTGTGCGTGCGCATGTGATGGCATAATCAAGCAGATTTTCGTGTTTTATATTAGATGATTTTCCTACTATCATCAGTACAGCAGATGACTAGTATCAGATTCATTGCTAACTTTCTtgtaaaaaaaagatgtaTAACTGTCTTAaaacaacaagaaaaaaagaagtatAACTCATCTCAGGTATTCTGTGAGTTGGGAGGTGGTTGAACTTGAATCCCGTTTTGATGAGTTAACCTGTGCTTCCAACTTCTATCTACGAGTGGAATACCTCTTTTTGTTTCAACTCTCATGTCTGTTtttctttattcttttttctttttgcccctttttcttttcgcAGGATTTGGATCTTTGGGCCTCATGACATCTGTGCTGGTACGTATCAAATGTTAACATGATCAGATTATCCATTTCTATGTCTTCCATTCTAACGAGATTTAGTGCAGTTATCGTCAGATGGGAAAACAATAGAAGCTGAAGCAGCTCATGGGACAGTAACTCGTCATTTTCGGTTGCAGGAGAAGGGACAAGAAACCAGTACAAACAGTATTGCTTCAATATTTGCATGGACAAGAGGCCTAGAGCATAGGTATTGTCTGCAAACCAAAATTTGGGGGGTGCATCTTTATATACTATGTTTCATTTTTGTTGATGAACTGCTACAACATGCTTCACGTACAGTGGCAGTCTGCCTCTCGCTAGAACTTTTTTATCATGGTTTACCTATCATCTAAAAAACTATGGCATGCATCTTTTCTCTGGGTACCAGATAAGCTGATGGATTTTATTGGTTTCAGGGCCAAATTAGATAAAAATGACAGGTTGCTAGATTTTGTTCGAAAGTTGGAGGCTGCATGCATTGAGACTGTGGAGGCAGGAAACATGACCAAGGATCTTGCCCTATTGATCCATGGCCCCAAGTAAGTAAAATCTGTTTGAATGGGTCATTTACACTTATGCTTAGTTGGGGCTTGTCCGTACTGTCTTTTGTTCCTTGACTTTCCTCTAAACTGTTTCGTACACATCTGTCAATTAGTTTTCCTTCTCTGTGTTCGACTATCAGTAGTGACTAGATTAGCCTAGAGGAATGGTTTTTGGTTGTCTGAACTGACAACTTTCTTTCCATGCAGGGTATCAAGGGAGTTCTATTTGAACACAGGAGAGTTTATTGACACAGTGGCTAAGAATGTTGAGCAAAAGCTTCGGGAACCTACTCTGGTCTAATTAGATGCCTCTTTATATGAGTATAAACGTAAGAACCTTTAAGTATCAAATAAATTTTTGAATCCTTTGATAAATGAAGCCATTGCCGAGGTTAATTACAGCTTTCTTTGTGCCAATTAGGCCATTAGGGAGTATTAGCTATGTGATCTTAACCCCttctcttctttctggttATGTTGGAAAGAGGGAAACCTCACTTATTTTAGTCGTATTAACTTATTCAATCGCTTCGTAGTATCTCTTGGTGCAAGCTTGAGTTTAGGCCGATGAAGGTTGATTTCATTACTTGCACCATTACCGTACCAAAGCTTCAACTTGAAAGTTAATGATCGGTTTTGAAAAATGGTAAAATGGTATGTTCATACATCACTGGGGGTTAGTCACTAGAACACCTCCTTTGACCTATTGATTCGGTTTTGGAAGTTAATTAAGCTGGATATAGGGTCACATTTCAGATTAGATGCTAATGTAAATTCCTAAATGGCTCATCAGTGGTACAAATTACAAGTGCAAAATGATCTCTCAGTTCAAACTTCGAGCACAGTTCTCTCTACACTAATCAGTAATCATACAAATCTTTCGGTACCCGTAATATtgcaatttctttttcttcctttttttctgTAAAAGACAAGACAATGGTGACGAGTCTGTTTACAGTTTTACAGTCGTACCAATTGGATTCTTGGTTGCTTTGATAACCCTATTGTCCTCCATATATAAATACTGGTAAAACCTGTGGATGTAAGAGAGCTGAGGGAGAAATAGAAAGACTATGAACTGGGCTAGCTGTAATATTCCACATTTTCCATTTATCGAGCCTGGGAAGCAACTCAAGCAAGACTACAAGCTCCCTTAAGCAAAATATGAGGTATAGTTACAAATCAGTTCTAGTTGCAATTCTTGTAGTCTATATGCTGCTGGAAGGGATGTTGCTACATGTCCATCTTGATTTGAAGATACATTCTTCAAAACCAAGCTCGTCAAAATCTGTTTTCTTCAAGGTGTGGAACTTCAACTACAACTACAGGGAGAGGAATGGTAGAAGCTTGAAGCACAGAAGATTTGGCAACCATGGCTTCAGAGCAAGGAACCATTATCATCTGACAAATGAAGAACAGAAGAGAAACACACCAAACGGCGCAAATCCACTTCACAACCGGTGAGCATGATTAGTCGAGACTAATCGAGCATTTCATTGATGTCCTCATGCCCATACTTCCTGAAACTTTATAGCTGGGCATTCAAGTACTACGTTCAAGCTTTGTGCAAATGTCAAGCTATATATGGATGAATTTGCCAGAACAACTCCCTTGAAATTGTTTCATTCAAGCTAGCTGTATctctttttatatatattttgaagtaaTCAATCCTGGTTCATCTTCTTCACGCTACACTTTATGTACAAGGACATGGTGTTTTTGTCTGTTTGATAACCTTTGTAATCGTAGTTCTTCTCTTCATATTAATACGGAAACTGGAAACAAGAACTTGATTCCTACTGTCAAGTGCTACTAATTACTTATTTTCAGTCTGAAGTGAAATAGATGTTCTGACTTAAAACGAAAAATTGATCCAACAAGTAAGCAAGTCATATATTTTACATCAAAACAAAGAATGATATTGTCCGAAAgaagtagaaaaaaaatacagaaTGATACAGAACCTGAAAACTGAAAAGTTGTCAAAAATGATGACCAAGATCTACGACATTTAAATGATCAAACACCAACACACGTAATATTTTGATCGTATTTGTAGGATTTTAGCCATATAAACATAAGAGACCACCCAATTGTTCTCCGATCGAGCCATCTTTCACTACTACTATTGAAAAAGGACCAAAGGAGAAaaacgaatatatatattgatactaACTTTAATCCATGGCAGTAACTTTTCGCTGGAGTAAAAATAATGTTATATTGCATAAAAAAAATCCCCACACTACTACTGGTGGCAGTGGCACTGTGCAAATCTGAAAAAGTTGGGAAAATTGCTAATGCCTGCAGGCAAAAAGAAAAGTTATAGCTAGCTCATTCAGGTTTCGAGTGACTTGTCACCTTGCTTCGAGAGGGCAATTCGATTAATGAAACCGAAGAAATAGACGTTAAGTAACAAAATGCGAATACGAAAAAAGCAGATGAATTTAAACAAACTCGGTCAAAACTCTCTTTTGTTTCACAGCTGGAGAAGATCTTCATCTGCTTTATCCCCAACTGTGGCCGGATATATAAAGAACAGTGACCCTACAACTAACCCTACAGAGATTGCAATAATACACAGATCATTAGGGTTTTCAGAGACGTCAGACATTCCCTTGGGCTCGTGAGTTAGAGAAAGGTTAAGTTCCAAGCTTccaagaaattgaagaaaccCAGAAAATCAGATCCCAGTTATCAATGGCGGGTTTTGAAGAGTCAGTGTAAGGGAATAGGGACAAGAGGACTCAGCTACAAAATGGGCTTTAGGGCAGAGGCCCCTGTGGTTGTGCATGTATGGATGGACCATGGTCTTAACTTCATGCATGGATAGAGACCGTCGCCTTTGTCAGTCTCTCGGCTCGAGCACAAATATCAGAATCGCTAGCATGTGTGTTCTTTTTCACTATATTTTGCATGGTCCTACAATGTAGCG contains:
- the LOC126798183 gene encoding LOW QUALITY PROTEIN: glutaredoxin-C2-like (The sequence of the model RefSeq protein was modified relative to this genomic sequence to represent the inferred CDS: substituted 1 base at 1 genomic stop codon), yielding MALPKAKDLVSSNTVVVFSKSYCPYCVTVKKLFSQLGANFKAVELDQESDGSQLQXALAELTGQRTVPNVFIGGNQIGGCVH
- the LOC126796644 gene encoding isocitrate dehydrogenase [NADP] translates to MLKARLQLSAMSRAAVISSSIAPRNLSFSFTSTPSLFNYGVANRVSFAATANRTSLRCYAAAPAGFERVKVQNPIVEMDGDEMTRIIWTAIKEKLIFPYVDLDIKYYDLGILNRDATDDKVTVESAEATLKYNVAVKCATITPDETRVKEFGLKSMWRSPNGTIRNILNGTVFREPILCRNIPRIVHGWKKPICIGRHAFGDQYRATDTVIKGPGKLKMVFVPEGGDAPTELDVYDFKGPGVALAMYNVDESIRAFADSSMSMAFSKKWPLYLSTKNTILKKYDGRFKDIFEEVYVEKWKQKFEENSIWYEHRLIDDMVAYALKTEGGYVWACKNYDGDVQSDLLAQGFGSLGLMTSVLLSSDGKTIEAEAAHGTVTRHFRLQEKGQETSTNSIASIFAWTRGLEHRAKLDKNDRLLDFVRKLEAACIETVEAGNMTKDLALLIHGPKVSREFYLNTGEFIDTVAKNVEQKLREPTLV